One genomic segment of Pelagerythrobacter marensis includes these proteins:
- a CDS encoding ferritin-like domain-containing protein, translating into MTAPRESVASAIRRALLTPEPKAKVFAARDVARRWRLGRLEWQFDEPMPEEPAWPAEPELLPPNRMPKRGKAGSERGRIALWHALAHIEFVAIDLALDMAGRFGAQMGRGFVDDFLSVAADEAMHFALLDRKLRRLGCHYGALPAHGGLWQAAHETRHDVLARLAVVPMVLEARGLDVTPATRERVRAQGDEDGARILQRILDDEIRHVRFGTRHFVAQCEATGANPPESWKTLVKRHFRGALKPPFNDSARSAAGLSRDFYDSVASETNARLAHNS; encoded by the coding sequence TTGACGGCCCCGCGCGAATCGGTCGCGTCGGCCATTCGCCGCGCCTTGCTGACGCCCGAACCGAAGGCGAAAGTCTTCGCCGCGCGCGACGTCGCCCGCCGCTGGCGCCTCGGACGGCTCGAATGGCAGTTCGATGAGCCGATGCCCGAAGAACCGGCTTGGCCCGCCGAACCGGAACTGCTGCCCCCCAATCGCATGCCCAAGCGGGGCAAGGCCGGCTCGGAACGGGGACGGATCGCGCTGTGGCACGCGCTGGCGCATATCGAATTTGTCGCAATCGATCTGGCGCTCGACATGGCCGGACGGTTCGGCGCGCAGATGGGGCGCGGGTTCGTCGACGACTTTCTGTCGGTCGCGGCGGACGAGGCGATGCATTTCGCCCTGCTCGATCGCAAGCTGCGCCGGCTTGGGTGCCACTACGGCGCTCTGCCGGCGCACGGCGGGCTGTGGCAGGCGGCGCACGAAACACGCCACGACGTGCTGGCGCGGCTTGCCGTGGTGCCGATGGTGCTGGAAGCGCGCGGGCTCGACGTGACCCCGGCGACCCGCGAGCGCGTGCGCGCGCAGGGGGACGAAGATGGCGCGCGAATCCTGCAACGAATCCTTGACGACGAAATCCGCCATGTCCGATTCGGCACAAGGCATTTCGTCGCACAGTGCGAAGCGACGGGCGCGAATCCCCCGGAATCCTGGAAAACACTGGTTAAACGACACTTTCGGGGGGCGTTGAAACCGCCATTCAACGACTCGGCGCGTTCGGCAGCCGGTTTGTCGCGAGACTTCTATGACAGTGTTGCTTCCGAAACGAATGCCCGGTTAGCTCACAATTCCTGA
- a CDS encoding type ISP restriction/modification enzyme: MTVQKLVGEFGAAVKPKLAGGGQPEDQLRGPLENLLHGIAQATGKARGALTLTGEKSLADLRTRPDYAVSLHNALIGFIEVKAPGKGADPRHFSDRHDKEQWERLKSLPNLLYTDGNSFGLYRNGEREGPLVRLDGDVETSGAKLAAPSTLLPLLGDFLSWEPIAPKTPGQLAETAARLCRFLRDEVVEQLDQDNAALASLREDWRTLLFPDADDPTFADGYAQAVTFGLLMARSKDIALTPDLDDAAKELSQSATLIGTALRLLTEQTLRNSPALKTLARVLDAVSWAQVSKGDAEAWINFYENFLQVYDKALRRKTGSYYTPPEVVQAMVRLTDEALKAPGRYGLARGLADPKVHIADPAVGSGTFPLAILRNIAETVEHFDTAGAVGGAITEAAKRLYGFELQFGPYAVAQLRLLAEMQALGASGSPQLFVTDTLADPFADKETGQGIYKEISKSRLAAAKIKREAPITVVIGNPPYKDKANGKGAWIENGSANDAAKLDDWQPPADWGVGAHTKHLRNLYVYFWRWAAWKVFEQGAGNAGEPDGIVSYITVAGFLNGPGFQKMRADLRAKCDEIWVIDCSPEGHQPEVATRIFQGVQQPVCIVIASRSPDTDEAVPATVRYRALGKGRREAKFEELAKVTLGGKGWADCSPNWRAPFLPARGGSWGDFWPLDKVVGNLGSGIMTGRTWVISPDARTLEARWTKLVSESNETTKELLFHPQLRKGKVAARHIRKVVYESLGDLPTRKVAVIDDKESLLGVIRFGFRSFDRQYLPTDIRLINDYRPSLWPTLGPKQVFITGVMDQPQTSGPAVSMTSLIPDLHHYNGRGGHVFALYKDAAGTESNVSPAAVKALSTAYGAPVDPVDLFAYVAGVLAHPAFTASHRDDLVRPGLRVPLTADKALFERATKLGREVIWLHTFGERMNEGKPAGEPRLPKDRQPTIPPAHPIPTDPDNFPDTLDYDADTQTLKIGTGRIENVPLAVWEYEVSGKNVLRQWFSYRKKDRSRPLIGDKRPPSELTKIQPDHWLPEYTSELINVLNVLAMLIELEPEQAKLLEEIEDGPLIAAPT; this comes from the coding sequence GTGACTGTGCAGAAACTTGTGGGCGAATTCGGCGCTGCGGTAAAGCCGAAGCTGGCGGGCGGCGGACAACCGGAAGACCAGTTGCGGGGCCCGCTGGAAAACCTGCTGCATGGGATCGCTCAGGCCACGGGCAAGGCCAGGGGCGCGCTCACCCTGACGGGCGAAAAATCGCTCGCCGACTTGCGGACCCGGCCCGATTACGCGGTCTCGCTGCACAATGCGCTGATCGGATTTATCGAGGTCAAGGCGCCGGGCAAGGGCGCCGATCCGCGTCACTTTTCGGACAGGCACGACAAGGAGCAATGGGAACGGCTCAAATCGCTGCCCAACCTGCTCTATACCGACGGCAACAGCTTCGGCCTCTATCGCAACGGAGAACGCGAAGGGCCACTGGTCCGGCTTGACGGCGATGTCGAAACGTCCGGCGCCAAGCTGGCGGCCCCATCCACCCTGCTACCCCTTCTCGGCGACTTCCTGTCGTGGGAGCCGATCGCTCCGAAGACCCCGGGGCAACTGGCCGAAACCGCCGCGCGCCTGTGCCGCTTTTTACGCGACGAAGTGGTCGAGCAACTGGACCAGGACAATGCGGCGCTCGCCAGCCTGAGAGAAGACTGGCGCACCTTGCTGTTCCCCGATGCCGACGATCCCACCTTTGCCGACGGCTATGCCCAGGCGGTGACGTTCGGCCTGCTGATGGCGCGATCGAAGGACATCGCGCTGACGCCCGATCTCGACGATGCGGCCAAGGAACTGAGCCAGTCGGCCACGCTGATCGGCACCGCGCTGCGGCTGCTGACCGAACAGACGCTGCGCAACAGCCCCGCGCTCAAGACCCTGGCACGCGTGCTCGACGCGGTATCGTGGGCACAGGTATCGAAAGGCGATGCCGAGGCGTGGATCAATTTCTACGAGAATTTTCTGCAGGTCTACGACAAGGCCCTGCGGCGCAAAACCGGATCGTATTACACCCCGCCCGAAGTGGTGCAGGCAATGGTCCGGCTGACCGACGAAGCGCTGAAAGCGCCGGGCCGCTATGGCCTCGCGCGCGGTCTGGCCGATCCCAAGGTGCATATCGCCGATCCGGCGGTGGGGTCGGGCACTTTCCCGCTCGCGATCCTGAGAAACATCGCCGAGACGGTCGAGCACTTCGATACGGCGGGCGCGGTGGGCGGCGCGATCACCGAGGCGGCGAAGCGGCTCTACGGCTTCGAACTGCAGTTCGGCCCCTATGCCGTGGCGCAGCTGCGGCTGCTGGCGGAAATGCAGGCGCTGGGCGCGAGCGGTTCTCCGCAGCTGTTCGTCACCGATACGCTGGCCGATCCCTTCGCCGACAAGGAGACCGGGCAGGGCATCTACAAGGAAATCAGCAAGTCCCGGCTCGCGGCCGCCAAGATCAAGCGCGAAGCCCCGATCACCGTGGTCATCGGCAATCCGCCCTACAAGGACAAGGCGAATGGCAAAGGCGCGTGGATCGAGAACGGCAGCGCAAACGACGCCGCCAAGCTCGACGATTGGCAGCCTCCGGCGGACTGGGGCGTCGGTGCGCATACGAAACACCTGCGCAATCTCTACGTCTATTTCTGGCGCTGGGCGGCATGGAAGGTTTTCGAACAGGGTGCAGGCAACGCGGGCGAGCCCGACGGGATCGTCAGCTATATTACCGTGGCCGGTTTCCTGAACGGCCCCGGCTTTCAGAAGATGCGCGCGGACCTTCGCGCCAAGTGCGACGAGATCTGGGTGATCGACTGTTCGCCCGAGGGGCATCAGCCGGAGGTGGCGACGCGTATTTTTCAGGGCGTGCAGCAGCCTGTCTGCATCGTGATCGCCTCGCGCTCCCCCGATACGGACGAGGCGGTGCCTGCGACGGTCCGCTATCGGGCGCTGGGCAAGGGGCGACGGGAAGCCAAGTTTGAGGAATTGGCCAAGGTTACGCTAGGCGGAAAGGGTTGGGCGGACTGCTCGCCCAACTGGCGCGCGCCGTTCCTGCCCGCGCGTGGCGGTAGCTGGGGGGATTTCTGGCCTCTCGACAAGGTGGTCGGGAACTTAGGTTCGGGAATAATGACCGGTCGGACTTGGGTTATTTCGCCTGATGCTCGTACTTTAGAGGCTCGCTGGACTAAGCTAGTCAGTGAAAGCAACGAGACAACCAAAGAACTTCTTTTCCATCCGCAGCTACGAAAAGGAAAGGTGGCCGCTCGCCATATTAGAAAAGTTGTCTACGAAAGTCTGGGCGATCTCCCTACAAGGAAAGTGGCAGTAATAGATGACAAAGAGTCCCTCCTTGGCGTCATTCGCTTCGGATTTCGCTCATTCGACAGGCAGTATCTCCCTACGGATATCCGTCTAATCAACGATTATCGCCCCTCTCTTTGGCCAACACTCGGTCCAAAGCAAGTCTTCATAACAGGGGTAATGGACCAGCCGCAAACTTCTGGGCCTGCCGTATCCATGACCTCTCTGATACCTGACTTGCACCACTATAATGGACGCGGTGGCCACGTCTTCGCCCTCTACAAGGACGCCGCCGGGACCGAGTCCAATGTCTCGCCCGCTGCGGTCAAGGCGCTCTCGACTGCCTATGGTGCGCCGGTCGATCCGGTCGATCTGTTCGCCTATGTCGCGGGCGTCCTCGCGCATCCGGCCTTCACCGCGAGCCATCGCGACGATCTGGTCCGCCCCGGCCTGCGCGTGCCGCTGACCGCCGACAAGGCGCTGTTCGAGCGCGCTACCAAGCTGGGCCGCGAAGTCATCTGGCTCCACACGTTCGGGGAGCGGATGAACGAGGGCAAGCCTGCGGGCGAGCCGCGCCTGCCGAAGGATCGCCAGCCCACCATTCCGCCCGCGCATCCGATCCCGACCGATCCCGACAATTTCCCCGATACGCTCGATTACGATGCCGACACGCAGACGCTCAAGATCGGCACGGGCCGGATCGAGAATGTCCCGCTGGCGGTGTGGGAATACGAGGTTTCGGGCAAGAACGTGCTGCGCCAGTGGTTCAGCTATCGCAAGAAAGACCGCAGCCGCCCGCTGATCGGCGACAAGCGTCCGCCATCCGAGCTGACGAAAATACAACCGGACCACTGGCTGCCCGAATATACCAGCGAGCTGATTAACGTGCTCAACGTGCTTGCCATGCTGATCGAGCTGGAGCCCGAGCAGGCAAAGCTGCTGGAAGAGATCGAGGACGGTCCGCTGATCGCGGCGCCGACTTGA
- a CDS encoding M23 family metallopeptidase: MVATPFSRRIARVAAIAAAAAAAAAAATLTATPALANSSAAAVDMAAPVQDAQASPMGGDAQFRELFASWRSLDGNDKQPVATPGISVPSRMPLEDSRLTSGYGMRNHPVLGGRRAHSGIDLAAPTGTPVYATADGIIGRANWFSSYGLFIQIEHGANLQTRYAHLSKLAVADGQRVKKGDLIGYVGSTGRSTGPHLHYEVRVDGKAVNPMPYMIESEAQQAFALATGEGGQGGGDE, translated from the coding sequence TTGGTCGCAACTCCTTTCAGCCGGCGGATCGCTCGCGTCGCGGCAATTGCCGCCGCCGCCGCCGCCGCCGCCGCCGCCGCCACGCTTACTGCCACTCCGGCGCTCGCCAATTCCAGTGCCGCTGCCGTCGATATGGCTGCCCCGGTTCAGGATGCCCAGGCAAGCCCGATGGGCGGCGACGCGCAATTCCGCGAACTTTTCGCCAGCTGGCGCTCGCTGGACGGCAACGACAAACAGCCGGTCGCCACGCCGGGGATTTCGGTCCCCTCGCGGATGCCTCTGGAAGATTCGCGCCTGACCAGTGGATACGGGATGCGCAACCACCCGGTTCTGGGCGGCCGCCGGGCGCACAGCGGGATCGATCTCGCCGCGCCGACCGGCACTCCGGTCTATGCCACGGCTGACGGTATCATCGGCCGCGCCAACTGGTTCAGCAGCTACGGCCTGTTCATTCAGATCGAACACGGCGCCAACCTGCAGACGCGCTACGCCCACTTGTCCAAGCTCGCCGTGGCCGATGGCCAGCGGGTGAAGAAGGGCGACCTTATCGGCTACGTCGGCTCGACCGGCCGTTCGACCGGCCCGCACCTCCATTACGAAGTGCGCGTGGACGGCAAGGCCGTGAACCCGATGCCCTATATGATCGAGAGCGAAGCGCAGCAGGCCTTCGCGCTCGCTACCGGCGAAGGTGGCCAGGGCGGCGGGGACGAATAA
- a CDS encoding peroxiredoxin has product MSEPAQAGDPMPDVAMETPDGDTVRPSDFRGRKLVLFFYPKDNTPGCTTEAKDFTELAGEFEQAGTAILGVSKDSPQKHRNFIAKHDLKVPLATDAEEGGLSDTLGVWGEKKMYGKTFMGMIRTTYLVDAEGRIAQVWNKVKVKDHARSVLEAARAL; this is encoded by the coding sequence ATGAGCGAACCTGCACAAGCCGGCGACCCGATGCCCGACGTGGCAATGGAAACCCCGGACGGCGACACCGTTCGCCCTTCCGATTTTCGCGGGCGCAAACTGGTGCTGTTCTTCTATCCGAAGGACAATACCCCCGGCTGCACCACGGAAGCGAAGGACTTTACCGAGCTTGCCGGCGAATTCGAACAGGCCGGCACCGCGATCCTGGGTGTGAGCAAGGATTCGCCGCAGAAGCACCGAAACTTCATCGCCAAACACGATCTCAAGGTGCCGCTGGCCACCGATGCGGAGGAAGGCGGCCTGTCCGACACGCTGGGCGTGTGGGGCGAGAAGAAAATGTACGGCAAGACCTTCATGGGCATGATCCGCACGACTTATCTGGTCGATGCCGAAGGGCGGATCGCGCAAGTATGGAACAAGGTGAAGGTGAAAGATCACGCCCGCAGCGTGCTCGAAGCCGCGCGCGCGCTTTGA
- a CDS encoding acyl-CoA synthetase, with the protein MHPITHAQTRPDRPAIVMAGSGESVTYAQLDRTANRFARFLRAQGLGRDDAFALLMENNALYLQLVWGSQRAGTMMVPVSTRLTAPEIAYILEDSGAKCLVASTRYAGVVEALRRERPDLAVHIVGDDTDADGGLEAALAALPDGPIDDPWPGLYMLYSSGTTGRPKGIRPAPPKEPDVQASNPLVMLATMGAGMPADGEMVYLSPAPLYHAAPLGWCCTVHRLGGTVVVMEKFDPEGALAAIERYRVTDSQWVPTHFVRMLKLDEAARSRHDLSSHQRAIHAAAPCPIPVKQAMIDWWGPIVTEYYAGSEGVGMTLIRSDQWLTHPGSVGPAIHGKVHVCGPEGEELPAGADGLIYFENDTIPTYHNDPAKTAEAMHPQGWMTLGDIGHVDEDGFLYLTDRKSHMIISGGVNIYPQEIENLLITHEKVMDAAVIGAPEPDLGEQVVAVVQPRDMDAARGEGAAALEQELRDFLAPQLARIKMPRLFDFRPELPREANGKLYKRELREEFAARARAEA; encoded by the coding sequence ATGCATCCGATAACCCATGCCCAGACGCGCCCCGACCGCCCCGCCATCGTCATGGCCGGGTCGGGCGAGTCCGTCACATATGCCCAGCTCGACCGCACGGCCAACCGCTTCGCCCGGTTCCTGCGCGCGCAGGGGCTGGGCCGTGACGATGCCTTCGCCCTGCTGATGGAGAACAACGCGCTCTATCTCCAGCTCGTCTGGGGCTCGCAGCGGGCGGGCACGATGATGGTGCCCGTTTCCACCCGCCTGACCGCGCCCGAGATCGCCTATATCCTGGAAGACAGCGGGGCGAAGTGCCTCGTCGCCTCGACCCGCTATGCCGGGGTGGTGGAGGCGCTGCGCCGCGAGCGGCCCGATCTCGCCGTGCACATCGTCGGCGACGATACCGATGCCGATGGCGGGCTGGAGGCTGCGCTGGCCGCGCTGCCGGACGGACCGATCGACGATCCCTGGCCGGGCCTCTACATGCTCTATTCCTCCGGCACGACCGGCCGGCCGAAGGGCATTCGCCCGGCCCCGCCGAAGGAGCCGGACGTTCAGGCCAGCAATCCGCTGGTCATGCTCGCCACGATGGGCGCCGGGATGCCGGCCGACGGCGAGATGGTCTATCTCTCCCCTGCCCCGCTCTACCACGCCGCGCCGCTTGGCTGGTGCTGCACGGTCCACCGGCTCGGCGGCACGGTCGTGGTGATGGAGAAGTTCGATCCCGAAGGCGCGCTCGCCGCGATCGAGCGCTACCGCGTGACCGACAGCCAGTGGGTCCCGACCCATTTCGTCCGCATGCTCAAGCTGGACGAGGCGGCGCGCAGCCGCCACGACCTGTCCAGCCACCAGCGCGCGATCCACGCCGCCGCGCCCTGCCCGATCCCGGTCAAGCAGGCGATGATCGACTGGTGGGGGCCGATCGTCACCGAATACTACGCCGGCTCCGAAGGCGTGGGGATGACCCTGATCCGCAGCGATCAGTGGCTGACCCACCCCGGCTCCGTCGGCCCGGCGATCCACGGCAAGGTCCACGTCTGCGGGCCCGAGGGGGAGGAGCTGCCCGCAGGCGCCGACGGGCTGATCTACTTCGAGAACGACACGATCCCCACCTATCACAACGATCCGGCCAAGACGGCGGAGGCGATGCATCCGCAAGGCTGGATGACCCTGGGCGACATCGGCCACGTGGACGAGGACGGCTTCCTCTACCTGACCGACCGCAAGAGCCACATGATCATCTCCGGCGGGGTCAACATCTACCCGCAGGAGATCGAGAACCTGCTGATCACCCACGAGAAAGTGATGGACGCGGCGGTCATCGGCGCGCCCGAACCGGACCTGGGCGAACAGGTCGTCGCGGTCGTCCAGCCGCGCGACATGGACGCGGCACGGGGCGAGGGCGCCGCCGCGCTGGAGCAGGAGCTGCGCGATTTCCTCGCCCCCCAGCTCGCGCGGATCAAGATGCCGCGCCTGTTCGACTTCCGCCCCGAGCTGCCGCGCGAGGCGAACGGCAAGCTGTACAAGCGCGAGCTGCGCGAGGAGTTCGCCGCCCGCGCCCGGGCCGAGGCCTGA
- the glnE gene encoding bifunctional [glutamate--ammonia ligase]-adenylyl-L-tyrosine phosphorylase/[glutamate--ammonia-ligase] adenylyltransferase, which translates to MSFDWPDAIARARANAPFLARALDRQPALEELLMQGQGEDALEMARRAGEDAPNCETALRRERLALATALAIGDLAGAFPLARVMTELSQLADRALDRAIGEAVSRRVEGAAPAGFAALALGKHGAGELNYSSDIDPILLYDPETLPRRERDEPGEAAQRYARDIVQMLSANSAEGYVFRVDLRLRPASEVSPLAISFDAALSHYESSALAWERAAFIRARAAAGDVAAAEDFLAAIRPFVWRRSLDFGAIEDIGRLTSRIREQYSGPLEPGPGFNLKQGRGGIREIEFFAQAHQLIHGGRDRGLRERGTRDALDALAAAGHIRAEDAVHMGEGYDRLRTVEHRLQMIEDHQTHTLPEGEALDRVARLDGLADGAALLAELQPLCADIAARYARLLGKNAQTPGAPAAAGESLPARLLRLGFADPEALAERIAGWSDGRIRSLRSEAARASFDALLPRLLEALAEAPDPRRALILWEDLITKASSAINLFRLLDARPALLDQLVGVLTLAPPLAEELARRPDLLDTLIDRSALDLPGDVPELAARMARGEAGDDYEAALDRIRVVTAETRFALGVQLIERVHDPLDIAAALSRTAEAALDIAARTTEQDFAARHGTVPGGELLVLGLGRLGGGALTHASDLDIIYLFTGDHGAESDGERPLGATLYFNRLAQRVSGALSVPTAQGALYEVDTRLRPQGAQGPLAVSLDSFARYQREDAWTWEHMALTRARPLLGSPDARSALESAIADVLIRPRDPDQLRHDVLRMRAEMAANKPPRGPLDAKLLRGGLVDLEFLAHFLQLRESTRQGGCIFPDLGQAVACLVERGLLPEAMRAAEAMMTRLLVAGRLLAPDLVAPPPAATRALAGACGCADMDEVLHRLGGARQCVASAWYDTFEERLETDR; encoded by the coding sequence ATGAGCTTCGACTGGCCAGACGCGATCGCGCGCGCACGCGCCAATGCACCGTTCCTCGCGCGCGCGCTCGACAGGCAGCCCGCACTGGAAGAACTGCTGATGCAGGGCCAGGGCGAAGACGCGCTGGAGATGGCGCGCCGGGCAGGCGAAGACGCGCCCAACTGCGAAACCGCGCTGCGGCGCGAACGGCTCGCTCTCGCTACGGCGCTGGCGATCGGAGACCTTGCCGGCGCCTTCCCGCTGGCGCGAGTGATGACGGAACTCTCGCAGCTGGCCGATCGTGCGCTGGACCGCGCGATCGGCGAAGCTGTCTCTCGCCGCGTGGAAGGGGCCGCGCCGGCGGGTTTCGCCGCCCTGGCCCTGGGCAAGCACGGGGCGGGCGAACTCAATTACAGCTCCGACATCGATCCGATCCTGCTCTACGATCCCGAAACGCTACCCCGGCGGGAGCGGGACGAACCGGGCGAGGCGGCGCAGCGCTACGCGCGCGACATCGTCCAGATGCTTTCCGCCAATAGCGCAGAAGGCTACGTTTTCCGGGTCGATTTGCGGCTGCGCCCGGCCTCCGAAGTCAGCCCGCTGGCGATTTCGTTCGATGCGGCGCTGAGCCACTATGAAAGTTCGGCCCTGGCATGGGAACGCGCCGCCTTCATCCGTGCGCGCGCCGCTGCCGGCGATGTTGCGGCAGCCGAAGATTTTCTGGCCGCGATCCGCCCGTTCGTCTGGCGGCGGAGCCTCGATTTCGGGGCTATCGAGGATATCGGTCGGCTGACCTCGCGCATACGCGAGCAGTATTCCGGGCCGCTCGAACCCGGGCCGGGCTTCAACCTGAAGCAGGGGCGCGGCGGGATACGCGAGATCGAATTCTTCGCCCAGGCGCATCAGTTGATCCACGGCGGGCGCGATCGCGGCTTGCGTGAACGCGGCACCCGCGATGCGCTGGATGCCCTGGCCGCCGCGGGCCATATCCGGGCGGAAGATGCCGTGCACATGGGCGAAGGGTACGACCGGCTTCGAACGGTCGAACATCGCCTGCAGATGATCGAGGATCACCAGACCCACACCCTGCCCGAAGGCGAGGCGCTCGATCGCGTCGCCCGGCTCGACGGTCTGGCCGACGGTGCTGCCCTGCTGGCGGAGCTGCAGCCGCTCTGCGCCGACATTGCCGCTCGCTACGCCCGCCTGCTCGGCAAGAACGCACAAACGCCCGGGGCCCCGGCTGCTGCGGGCGAGAGCCTGCCGGCACGCCTGCTGCGGCTCGGCTTTGCCGATCCCGAAGCGCTGGCCGAACGAATCGCCGGATGGAGCGACGGGCGCATCCGGTCGCTGCGCAGCGAGGCAGCGCGCGCATCGTTCGATGCCCTGCTCCCGCGCTTGCTGGAAGCGCTCGCCGAAGCGCCCGATCCGCGCCGCGCACTGATCCTGTGGGAAGACCTGATCACCAAGGCATCGAGCGCGATCAATCTGTTCCGCCTGCTCGATGCCCGGCCGGCCCTGCTCGACCAGCTTGTCGGCGTGCTCACGCTGGCCCCGCCGCTGGCGGAAGAACTGGCGCGCCGGCCCGACCTGCTCGACACGCTGATCGACCGTAGCGCGCTCGACCTGCCGGGCGATGTCCCGGAACTCGCCGCCAGAATGGCCCGCGGGGAAGCGGGCGACGATTACGAGGCAGCGCTGGACCGCATTCGCGTGGTCACTGCCGAAACGCGCTTCGCACTCGGCGTGCAACTGATCGAGCGGGTGCACGATCCGCTCGACATTGCCGCCGCTCTCTCGCGCACGGCAGAGGCGGCGCTCGATATCGCGGCCCGCACGACAGAGCAGGATTTCGCTGCCCGGCATGGCACGGTGCCGGGCGGCGAACTGCTGGTCCTCGGCCTCGGCCGGCTCGGCGGGGGTGCGCTGACCCATGCCTCCGATCTCGACATCATCTATCTTTTCACTGGCGATCACGGCGCGGAATCGGATGGTGAGCGGCCGCTGGGTGCGACGCTCTATTTCAATCGCCTCGCCCAGCGTGTGAGCGGCGCGCTCAGTGTGCCGACCGCGCAAGGTGCGCTGTACGAAGTCGATACCCGTTTGCGGCCGCAGGGCGCGCAGGGGCCGCTGGCGGTCAGCCTGGACAGTTTCGCCCGTTACCAGCGCGAAGATGCCTGGACCTGGGAACACATGGCGTTGACCCGTGCACGGCCGCTGCTGGGATCGCCGGACGCGCGGTCTGCCCTTGAAAGCGCCATCGCCGATGTCCTGATCCGCCCGCGCGACCCCGACCAGTTGCGGCACGATGTCCTGCGGATGCGTGCGGAAATGGCGGCGAACAAGCCGCCGCGCGGGCCGCTGGATGCCAAGCTCCTGCGCGGCGGACTGGTCGATCTGGAATTTCTCGCCCATTTCCTGCAGCTGCGCGAAAGCACCCGTCAGGGCGGCTGCATCTTTCCCGATCTGGGGCAGGCGGTGGCCTGTCTCGTGGAACGCGGCCTCCTGCCCGAAGCGATGCGTGCAGCGGAAGCGATGATGACGCGCCTGCTGGTGGCCGGGCGGCTGCTTGCCCCCGATCTGGTCGCTCCGCCGCCGGCAGCGACACGCGCGCTGGCAGGGGCCTGCGGCTGCGCGGACATGGACGAAGTCTTGCACAGGCTGGGCGGGGCGCGGCAATGCGTCGCATCTGCCTGGTACGACACATTCGAAGAACGACTGGAGACCGACCGATGA